Below is a genomic region from Citrobacter tructae.
ACAATAACACCGAGAATTGTTAGAGTTGGGCTTGATAGAAATGCCAGCGCATCTGTTACAGCTATTTTTCAAAAACAATCTCAACATTTTGAGAGCCATCATAACAATAAAATATCATTCTACGCCGGTTATGACCCAAAATATAATGAATGCTTTGAAATTCAGAAATTCACTGACTCCGCAAGCCTTCTTGATGCTGTCAATAGGCCAACAGCAGTACCGATATGGGATCCTAGTCAAATAGACATCGACAAAATTAAAGCATTATTTGTCGGTGTTGGCACATCAGCAAACCCTAATATTATCGCACTACAAACCTTTAATAAAAAACAAATTTTGGATAATTCAAAATCATTCTTCGGGAGATTAGTAGCAAGTAAAACTACTTTTAGCAAAGCTGATAGTGTTGGTTTTAATGTTGATGATAAACTTGTTGCCGTAATTGAAAACGATAAAATACGATTTAAGAGCTTCTTTAAACTGAGAAGTATTTTCGATATGACGTCCTATTTCTCGGCTGCTACAGATAAAGAACTTACTACATTTAGTCAACTTAGTGTATTCTCTACACCTCAAGGTTTTGATTTAAAAAACGTTGCGGATACAGTAATTAGGAACAAAGTTACGTTAATAAATCAGACAGGGATGTTAACCCCTAAAAACCTATCAATATTTAAAATTGAAGCTTCCAAAGTCAATTTCCCATTACAAACCACATTAATTGGTGGTGTTGAAAAAATCGTCATGCCTTCATCAAAAAAGGAAATAAAAGCCCTACTCGACTTTATTGAGGAAGACATTTGGGTCTCTGGAATAAGTGGTAGACGCTTTAAGTCAAATTCAAAGCGTCCAATCTAATTGGAATACGGAGAAAATTATCTAATAGATAAGAGTGCAAACAATGCCTTCTATGAAACCAAGCGCTGTTTGCAGCTCTTTTCTAATAGTCCCATCCGAACACTTTTTCTTCTTTGCAATGGCCCGCAAGGATATACCTATCACAAAATGTGCAATAACTAACTCATACTCTTCCGATTTGTATTTCCGTAAACGAGACACACAACCATCAATCATGATGCCTTCGTCATCATCACACTGAATACGTGATTTTTTGCCATGTGGAAGCAAACCTTTAAATCCTGCAGCAATTGGTTGCCAGTCCACACCGCTACTGTCAGCTGCAGCCCATGCCCCCCAACGATCCATCACTTCATACATATCACGCATCAAATATCTCCTTACGCCAGAACACCGAGCCCATAAGCCCGATCCAGCACTCTGATAATCATTACCGGCTGAGGCGCATGTTTTCGCTCAAACTTCACCGGGTCGTTATGTAGTTCTGTATGGCACTGACGACACAGGGGGATCGCGAAAATATCATGCGCCTTCGTTGCTATCCCTCCCTGCCCCCAGCCAATTAAATGGTGTGGGTCATCTGATGATTTACCGCAGGATTCGCAGGGCTGTGTTTTAATCCATGCCAGATATTCGGGGGCCGTCCAGCGGATTCGCTTTGGACGTTTCATATAGGTTTGCGGGGACTCAGGATCGACCAGAACACCAACTACGGGCTTAACCGCTGGCACCTGCACTACGGTTACTGTGCTGGCTTTGGCTGTAATGATGCCGGTGGAGGAGACACCCGGTTCGATATCGCATTCACGCATGACAGACTGATGCTCTTCCGAAGGAATACGGAGCGCCCGGCTGGCTACGGATTCGGGAATTGCGTCGCTAACCCCCATACGAACCGCCCACCAGCAAAGCTCCGCCAGCGACAGTTCTCTGGACGGATCCTGATTCAACACCACTATGATGCTGTTAATAAT
It encodes:
- a CDS encoding DUF4868 domain-containing protein; translation: MALFAVMDNTITPRIVRVGLDRNASASVTAIFQKQSQHFESHHNNKISFYAGYDPKYNECFEIQKFTDSASLLDAVNRPTAVPIWDPSQIDIDKIKALFVGVGTSANPNIIALQTFNKKQILDNSKSFFGRLVASKTTFSKADSVGFNVDDKLVAVIENDKIRFKSFFKLRSIFDMTSYFSAATDKELTTFSQLSVFSTPQGFDLKNVADTVIRNKVTLINQTGMLTPKNLSIFKIEASKVNFPLQTTLIGGVEKIVMPSSKKEIKALLDFIEEDIWVSGISGRRFKSNSKRPI
- a CDS encoding antiterminator Q family protein produces the protein MRDMYEVMDRWGAWAAADSSGVDWQPIAAGFKGLLPHGKKSRIQCDDDEGIMIDGCVSRLRKYKSEEYELVIAHFVIGISLRAIAKKKKCSDGTIRKELQTALGFIEGIVCTLIY
- a CDS encoding DUF968 domain-containing protein gives rise to the protein MRALLKPVVARELGIVLLKPGSELMSLFSCERVLVESQPAGMERLPAGRVPDVRQPLASDESLWPFFLDEKVIKAAGGFSGLDYWLLRYGGNCCQWPHSDYHYHELTTLRHEPGSVLLCGHCDNQLRDHYSEQLAGMARRNVINWIINSIIVVLNQDPSRELSLAELCWWAVRMGVSDAIPESVASRALRIPSEEHQSVMRECDIEPGVSSTGIITAKASTVTVVQVPAVKPVVGVLVDPESPQTYMKRPKRIRWTAPEYLAWIKTQPCESCGKSSDDPHHLIGWGQGGIATKAHDIFAIPLCRQCHTELHNDPVKFERKHAPQPVMIIRVLDRAYGLGVLA